One part of the Haliotis asinina isolate JCU_RB_2024 chromosome 2, JCU_Hal_asi_v2, whole genome shotgun sequence genome encodes these proteins:
- the LOC137271827 gene encoding uncharacterized protein: MAPKVSIGQRWQIIGMHMTGMSCRATGRELNLSHTTISRLIAKHGATGEVKDRSRTERPRKIDAREDREMVRMARRNPFLNSVQLLNLWRTCQRLSTGTVRKRLYAAGLRARRPVRRPILAPRRKLDRLNWFTTRQGWNIRSWRSIHWSDESRFPLHVQTAERESGGQEEQHITRETSRRRNWPQALVEEWNRIPLRRIRRLIESMRRRVRVTIAA, from the exons ATGGCACCCAAAGTGTCCATTGGACAAAGATGGCAGATCATTGGTATGCACATGACCGGGATGTCATGCCGTGCTACTGGCCGAGAATTGAATCTAAGTCACACGACGATTAGTAGGTTAATTGCCAAACATGGTGCCACAGGAGAGGTTAAGGACCGATCCAGGACAGAGAGGCCACGGAAAATAGATGCCAGGGAGGACAGAGAAATGGTTCGAATGGCTAGGCGTAATCCATTCCTCAACAGTGTGCAGCTACTGAACCTATGGCGCACTTGCCAAAGGCTGTCCACCGGCACTGTCCGGAAACGTCTTTATGCTGCAGGTCTGAGAGCAAGACGTCCCGTCAGAAGACCAATACTGGCCCCCAGGCGCAAACTGGATCGTCTAAATTGGTTCACAACAAGGCAGGGGTGGAACATTAGATCATGGCGGAGTATTCATTGGTCCGACGAAAGCCGGTTCCCCCTGCACGTACAGACGGCCGAGCGTGAGTCTGGAGGTCAAGAGGAGCAGCATATCACCAGGGAAACATCCAGGAGGAG GAATTGGCCCCAGGCTTTGGTGGAGGAGTGGAACAGAATACCATTGAGGAGGATCCGGAGGCTCATTGAGAGCATGAGACGTCGTGTCAGAGTGACCATTGCTGCCTGA